The following is a genomic window from Candidatus Lernaella stagnicola.
TTTCCGAACCGGAAAGATCAGTGGCTTCGACCACGGACTCGGGCGTTTCAATTATCGCCGTTTCCCGGGGAATATAGATTTTGAATGTCGTACCGTGGCCGAGCTCGGAGTAGACGTTAATAAAGCCGTTGTTTTGTTTCACGATGCCGTAAACCGTCGGCAAACCGAGGCCGGTCCCGTAGCCGACTTTCTTGGTCGTAAAAAACGGCTCGAATATTTTGTCCAAATCCTGCGGGTCGATGCCCTCCCCTGTATCGGTAACAGCAAACATGACGAAGTCGCCGGTAAGCTGTTTGTCGCGGACGGTTGCGAGCTCGCGTTCCAAGCGAACGTTTTGCGTTTCCAAGGTCAACTTCCCACCACGGGGCATGGCGTCACGGGCGTTGACTACCAAATTGATGAGCACCTGCTCGATTTGATGCGGATCAAATTGAACGTTCCACAGTGCCTCGTCGGTAGCGAGTTCGAGTTCGATGTCCTCGCCGATCAACCGGCGCAGCATGCGCCCGGCTTCGGCGATGGTCTCGTTGAGATCAAGCGCGCGCGGATGGATGATCTGTTTTCGCGAAAA
Proteins encoded in this region:
- a CDS encoding ATP-binding protein, whose protein sequence is FSRKQIIHPRALDLNETIAEAGRMLRRLIGEDIELELATDEALWNVQFDPHQIEQVLINLVVNARDAMPRGGKLTLETQNVRLERELATVRDKQLTGDFVMFAVTDTGEGIDPQDLDKIFEPFFTTKKVGYGTGLGLPTVYGIVKQNNGFINVYSELGHGTTFKIYIPRETAIIETPESVVEATDLSGSETILVVEDQIAVRQLAERVLRRLGYRVLSAGNGEEALAICRERIEDIDMLVTDVVMPGMSGKTLLDRIHEIKPDLKALYISGYTQNTIVNHGVLDEGTNFLQKPFRPRDLAGRIREILDR